One part of the Aurantibacillus circumpalustris genome encodes these proteins:
- a CDS encoding DUF1987 domain-containing protein gives MKTQIRTNVSAFVGDLRRPERSVSNSGELFLGKTFINNKEIMQIISVLSGKHSNGKTVNINDVETNNPISGFYIFTLLFHQYFNDCFGKMDAEFEKKIDALQTALIIDSEDRIQLTEFFLNQEAFTDKKNAVYFTNNRKTNSTKYLGANVMYAANRNNEVVYLKYFKNFDLFLSKTFVKCKNPYHFIEETLNMELNIIHASNYFMDDFGYNTFDEVVNSVRSHQPYQYFELAATANTPKIVLDPIDGKVIISGSSSPFSPTNFFTPILEWFDNHRKLGDKPLEIYIILDYFNTYTSKFLVQLCRKCDAMAKEGKGPKIFWYFDPEDTDMREFGEHLGGIYKKGFEYCIISDGVEELV, from the coding sequence ATGAAAACTCAAATTCGCACCAACGTTTCAGCCTTTGTTGGCGATCTGCGCAGACCCGAAAGGAGTGTTTCTAATAGTGGTGAACTTTTCCTAGGAAAAACATTTATAAATAATAAAGAGATAATGCAAATTATCTCTGTTCTTTCCGGCAAACATTCAAACGGAAAAACAGTAAATATAAATGATGTTGAAACTAATAATCCGATTTCAGGGTTTTATATTTTCACATTACTTTTTCATCAATATTTTAATGATTGTTTTGGAAAAATGGACGCTGAGTTTGAGAAAAAAATCGATGCTTTACAAACCGCACTTATCATTGATAGTGAGGATAGAATCCAACTGACTGAGTTTTTTCTGAACCAGGAAGCATTTACAGATAAAAAGAATGCAGTTTATTTTACAAATAATAGAAAAACAAATTCGACCAAATATTTGGGAGCGAATGTTATGTATGCGGCAAACAGAAACAATGAAGTAGTTTATTTAAAATATTTCAAAAATTTCGATTTATTCCTATCTAAAACATTTGTTAAATGTAAAAACCCTTATCATTTTATCGAAGAAACTTTAAATATGGAATTAAATATAATTCACGCAAGCAATTATTTTATGGATGACTTCGGATATAATACATTTGATGAAGTAGTCAATTCAGTTAGAAGTCATCAACCTTATCAGTACTTTGAGTTAGCCGCGACTGCAAATACGCCGAAAATTGTTTTAGATCCAATAGATGGTAAAGTTATTATAAGTGGATCTTCTTCACCTTTTTCTCCAACAAATTTTTTCACACCAATACTTGAGTGGTTTGATAATCATAGAAAGCTGGGAGATAAGCCTCTGGAGATCTATATTATTTTGGATTATTTTAATACCTACACTTCCAAGTTTTTAGTTCAATTATGTCGTAAATGCGACGCAATGGCAAAAGAAGGGAAGGGCCCTAAAATCTTTTGGTATTTTGACCCTGAAGATACGGATATGCGCGAATTTGGTGAGCATTTGGGTGGTATCTACAAAAAAGGATTTGAATATTGTATAATTTCTGATGGGGTAGAAGAGTTGGTATGA
- a CDS encoding DUF1987 domain-containing protein: MQLLNITATEDTPEITFNGETNEFIISGRSLPEDVTTFYKPVFEWLEAFSEETTPTTSFKFKLEYFNTASSKIILDILMKLEDMMESKNSQINIEWYYFESDDDMLEAGEEYKELVEIPFNLIAC, encoded by the coding sequence ATGCAATTACTTAACATTACAGCAACAGAAGACACTCCGGAAATCACTTTTAATGGAGAAACTAATGAATTTATAATCTCAGGACGCTCTTTACCAGAGGACGTAACCACTTTCTACAAACCAGTTTTTGAATGGCTAGAAGCCTTTTCGGAAGAAACAACACCAACAACAAGCTTTAAATTTAAATTGGAATATTTTAATACTGCGTCTTCAAAAATTATTTTAGATATTCTTATGAAACTAGAAGACATGATGGAGTCTAAAAATTCTCAAATTAATATCGAATGGTATTATTTTGAATCAGATGACGACATGTTGGAAGCAGGAGAAGAGTACAAAGAATTAGTTGAGATTCCATTCAATTTAATTGCTTGTTAA
- a CDS encoding SiaB family protein kinase gives MESTINIYDIYKTMSENKIILIYQGLFDQAMIKSVISMTEKKLIQENIEEGLRRKLFNVMVEGLQNISKHQMVSSENNQNPFLMIGKDETSYNVVTGNFIRNEKISVVKDKIDFINTLNKEELKEHYKTARLNSIISEVGGAGLGFIDMVRKSGNRLDYKFYVSDANLSFFILHSKISNN, from the coding sequence ATGGAATCTACAATTAATATATACGATATCTACAAAACCATGTCTGAGAATAAGATTATTCTTATTTATCAGGGACTTTTTGATCAAGCAATGATTAAATCGGTAATTTCTATGACAGAGAAAAAACTCATTCAAGAAAATATAGAAGAAGGATTGCGCCGTAAGTTATTCAACGTTATGGTTGAAGGTTTGCAAAACATCAGTAAGCATCAAATGGTAAGTTCAGAAAACAATCAAAATCCATTTTTAATGATTGGAAAAGATGAGACTTCCTATAATGTAGTAACAGGTAATTTTATCCGTAACGAAAAAATTTCCGTCGTAAAAGATAAAATAGACTTTATAAATACACTTAATAAAGAAGAATTAAAAGAACATTACAAGACGGCCCGTTTAAACAGTATAATTAGTGAAGTTGGCGGTGCCGGTCTTGGATTTATAGACATGGTGAGAAAATCTGGAAACAGACTTGACTATAAATTTTATGTATCAGATGCAAACCTTTCTTTTTTTATTCTACACAGCAAAATCAGTAACAACTAA
- a CDS encoding DUF6272 family protein, whose product MNIDLTKNIYDRMVSQQFVMSIMGSFNQSLLLSLLNITDKKLSSLEIDGSIKKKIFHFMIECAQNLSRIEQSNDLAGDNIFLIGKNNDQYTVHLGTSMKSSETSKIQELLNIVNSLETEEVKTKFYSELVTKELVNQNPLLMSLLDISKKTKEKINYELIQIDEHSTFLSFKTTISNLKLTDGIYN is encoded by the coding sequence ATGAATATAGATTTAACAAAAAACATTTACGATAGAATGGTATCACAACAGTTTGTGATGTCGATTATGGGAAGTTTTAATCAAAGCTTATTGCTTTCGCTTTTAAACATTACCGATAAAAAGCTTTCCAGTTTGGAGATTGATGGAAGTATTAAGAAAAAGATTTTTCATTTTATGATTGAATGCGCGCAAAATTTATCGCGTATTGAACAAAGTAATGATCTTGCAGGTGATAACATCTTTTTGATTGGTAAGAACAACGATCAATATACCGTGCATCTTGGAACTTCCATGAAATCTTCTGAAACTTCTAAAATACAAGAGTTATTAAACATTGTGAATAGCCTTGAAACAGAAGAAGTAAAAACCAAGTTTTATAGCGAATTAGTTACCAAAGAATTGGTAAATCAAAATCCATTACTAATGAGTTTACTTGATATTTCGAAGAAAACAAAAGAAAAAATCAATTATGAATTAATTCAGATTGATGAGCACAGCACATTTTTATCATTCAAAACAACCATATCCAATTTAAAACTTACTGATGGAATCTACAATTAA
- a CDS encoding PP2C family protein-serine/threonine phosphatase: MEKEIQEIPSDQFNLLQKENESLKTELNGLKLYFTELEETNNHLISATWREREMKKKLTETLGELNNTRQIVESQNKRITESINYSRKIQLAINPTEQDLLTYNPNSFILYLPKDVISGDFPWLYETGDFLYLAAVDCTGHGVPGAMMSMIGNLLLNDITNDGKLLKPSVILRRLHESVVKTLKQDSSDGNSNDGMDIGLCCIDKKKGEVTFSGAHRPLFFLRNGSVEVIGGDKFPIGGMHYKGLNSFTDHTITYQKGDSIFLFTDGLPDQTGGPEKRKLMTRNLKTFMEQNASLSMQDFKSTLYTYLNEWKGTNKQVDDILIMGLNF; the protein is encoded by the coding sequence ATGGAAAAGGAAATACAAGAAATACCCTCAGATCAGTTCAATTTGCTCCAAAAAGAGAATGAGAGCTTAAAAACCGAATTAAACGGTCTAAAATTATATTTTACTGAACTAGAAGAAACTAACAATCATTTGATTTCAGCTACTTGGCGTGAAAGAGAAATGAAAAAAAAGCTCACTGAAACCTTAGGCGAGTTAAATAATACAAGACAAATTGTAGAAAGTCAAAATAAACGTATTACAGAAAGTATTAATTATTCACGCAAAATTCAATTAGCAATTAACCCTACAGAACAGGATCTGTTAACATATAATCCAAATAGCTTCATTCTTTACCTTCCTAAAGATGTGATTAGCGGAGATTTCCCATGGTTATATGAAACAGGCGACTTTTTGTATTTGGCAGCAGTTGATTGCACAGGGCATGGAGTTCCAGGTGCAATGATGTCGATGATTGGTAATTTATTATTAAATGATATTACGAATGACGGTAAACTATTAAAACCATCAGTAATACTAAGACGTTTACACGAATCGGTTGTAAAAACATTAAAACAAGATTCTTCTGACGGAAATTCTAACGATGGCATGGACATTGGGCTTTGTTGCATTGACAAGAAAAAAGGTGAAGTTACTTTTAGTGGGGCTCACCGTCCGCTTTTCTTTTTAAGAAATGGAAGTGTTGAAGTAATTGGTGGGGATAAATTTCCTATTGGTGGAATGCATTATAAAGGCTTAAACTCTTTTACCGATCATACGATTACTTACCAAAAAGGTGATTCCATATTTTTATTTACAGATGGATTACCTGATCAAACTGGAGGTCCAGAAAAAAGGAAACTAATGACACGCAATTTAAAAACATTTATGGAGCAAAATGCAAGCCTGTCGATGCAAGATTTTAAATCAACCTTATATACTTATCTCAACGAGTGGAAGGGCACCAATAAACAAGTTGATGACATTTTAATTATGGGACTAAATTTTTAA
- a CDS encoding PAS domain-containing hybrid sensor histidine kinase/response regulator — MPSPSKLKEKQTLLFEITSKYIDSHFDEIPLQSMCDDMHKLSDASYAILNLISPSETSIKTLAISGIKKNIKKVIDHLGLNLIGKEWDLPPIELEKMKNTTIVKLGELEDTNTFFKKKFTSLFKHALNIGDVYRIGLKNQDKVIGTVALIMERNAQVEYTEIIELYAKLLGSVIFRMEKEKELNEEKLKLKIVSENSPNLLQLVTRDRKIQFVNKTNLYKITDVVGKDILDFVPSTYQVNFKKLLSEAFESKKIVKGKMVAWGKDNPETHYDLQFIPLIVNNEVTSVYIISTDITENENLIAELSNQKNIFEQAGHLTKFGSWELDLETNTIITSEALADIYGIKRGRKSSFEEIFATFLAEDREILTNKMLNAIDLGEGFSYQALQNTYDGKQKWLSHTSKPKYENNKIVGLYGTTQDITEFKILTDAQIVTSNQLSQFQFALNEASIISKTDENEVITFVNRNFETISGFTSDEMIGKTHQLINANYHPDSFWNDRYNIITKGKVWRSEIKNRAKDGSYFWTDTFVIPIKNPVGVVVEYLFIRNNITEKKQNEFELTLIKNRLDNVLTSIDDAIWSISLSQSEMLYLNSAGEKLFGYTLKEFNTNKTLWQDLYQPEDIQLRYLKRAELFDKGYCEFEQNSRLADGRDIFSYVRVWLIRDNKGNPSRINGVTSDITARKMAERELEKNNRLYEKLIYQIPGLIFQFRMKPDGSSNFMYLSQKFKTLLGIETDGLLENAAEAWSKVHKDDYQNMLQSFQESAQTLQNLNIEFRINHPDHLVPVWRGIQATPELQSDNSIIWYGYISSIESQKNYELKLLTAQKEAKHSNDFTKKIIRQIPGTVFQLKISKEGDSEFLFLSDLIMPSSENHFSEMPHLSNIFDLIHPEDRNSLLIILDKSTRNLIPINMEMRMKTRFSEEYSWKLLQASPEKDNEENIIFYGYLGEIEEMKKAQLKTIEAKEEAERANKAKTEFLANMSHEIRTPMNAVLGFSELLKGNTIGPKYEGYLDGILSGGKNLLSLIDDILDLSKIEAGQMSIQNVLVNLEKLCEEFRQLFNQKAKEKNIAFIIDIEKDLPKNILIDETRIRQILFNLVGNAFKFTHSGSVRLSIFMQENALNSLSHSITFKVTDTGIGIPESQHQLIFDSFKQQDGQSNRKYGGTGLGLSITKRLVDMMDGTIHLESSPGQGASFSVTIHNLEVDFADEKQQIAEPAPSFLYRFNGQKILLVEDVESNREIIKGFLEPLNLEINFVENGQDAINSLKKSQPDLILMDMMMPIMDGYTAVKVIRGNSQYDKIPIIAITASALKQSELEIRELCNDYLRKPINKNDLLLVLSNYLAHKVYKDKADSQSNFSSSKFDTSSFSKEFRKGLSLNFSDSWQKVSTLMSIDDIIKFANQLNIYAGNHQNKDLINYCEILLVYAENFDIDKMNAQFFDFGRFLNETADNIDSH; from the coding sequence ATGCCCTCACCGAGCAAACTGAAAGAAAAACAGACACTCTTATTTGAGATTACATCAAAGTACATTGATTCGCACTTTGATGAAATCCCCTTGCAAAGCATGTGCGATGACATGCATAAACTTTCTGACGCATCCTATGCAATTTTAAATCTCATCTCTCCTTCGGAAACAAGTATCAAAACGCTTGCTATTTCTGGAATTAAAAAGAACATAAAAAAAGTAATAGACCATTTAGGTTTAAATTTAATTGGAAAGGAGTGGGATCTTCCACCAATTGAACTTGAGAAAATGAAGAATACCACCATTGTAAAGCTTGGTGAGTTAGAAGACACAAATACCTTTTTTAAGAAAAAATTTACCTCTCTTTTCAAGCACGCATTAAACATTGGTGATGTTTACCGAATTGGACTAAAAAACCAAGATAAAGTAATAGGCACTGTAGCTCTTATTATGGAGCGAAACGCTCAAGTTGAATACACTGAAATTATTGAACTGTATGCCAAACTACTAGGCAGTGTAATTTTCAGGATGGAAAAAGAAAAAGAACTAAACGAAGAAAAACTTAAACTCAAAATCGTTTCCGAAAACTCACCAAATCTTTTGCAACTTGTAACGAGAGACAGAAAAATACAATTCGTTAACAAAACAAACTTGTATAAAATTACCGATGTAGTTGGTAAGGATATTCTTGATTTTGTTCCAAGCACCTATCAAGTTAATTTTAAAAAATTATTATCCGAAGCATTTGAAAGCAAAAAAATCGTCAAAGGAAAAATGGTTGCCTGGGGAAAAGATAATCCAGAAACTCATTACGATCTGCAATTTATACCCTTAATTGTAAACAATGAGGTGACTTCTGTTTATATAATTTCGACTGATATTACCGAAAATGAAAATTTAATAGCTGAATTAAGCAATCAAAAAAACATCTTTGAACAGGCTGGCCATCTTACTAAATTTGGAAGTTGGGAGTTAGATTTAGAAACCAACACAATTATCACTAGTGAGGCGCTTGCTGATATCTACGGTATTAAAAGAGGTCGGAAATCTTCCTTTGAAGAAATTTTCGCCACCTTTTTAGCAGAAGACCGTGAAATTCTTACCAACAAAATGCTAAATGCCATTGATCTCGGTGAAGGTTTTTCTTACCAAGCCTTGCAAAATACCTACGATGGAAAGCAAAAATGGCTCAGTCACACATCTAAACCAAAATACGAAAACAATAAAATTGTGGGTCTTTATGGCACCACGCAAGATATCACGGAATTTAAAATATTAACGGATGCACAAATTGTAACTAGCAATCAACTTTCGCAATTTCAATTTGCACTTAACGAAGCCAGTATTATCTCTAAGACAGATGAAAATGAAGTAATCACCTTTGTAAACCGAAATTTTGAAACTATTAGCGGATTTACTTCTGATGAAATGATTGGAAAAACCCATCAACTAATTAATGCTAACTATCACCCTGACTCATTTTGGAATGACCGCTATAATATTATCACGAAAGGCAAAGTTTGGCGTAGTGAAATAAAGAACAGAGCAAAGGATGGTAGCTATTTTTGGACCGATACATTTGTAATTCCAATAAAAAATCCAGTCGGAGTAGTTGTTGAATATTTATTTATTCGTAATAATATCACCGAAAAAAAACAAAACGAATTTGAATTAACTCTTATTAAGAACCGATTAGACAATGTTCTTACTTCTATTGATGATGCTATCTGGTCCATTAGTTTATCTCAATCAGAAATGCTGTATTTAAATTCAGCAGGTGAAAAACTTTTCGGATATACTTTAAAAGAATTTAACACCAATAAAACTTTATGGCAAGATCTCTATCAGCCAGAAGACATTCAGCTAAGATATCTAAAACGCGCAGAGTTATTTGACAAGGGTTATTGCGAGTTTGAACAGAATTCAAGATTAGCAGATGGTAGGGATATTTTTTCTTACGTAAGGGTTTGGTTAATACGTGATAACAAAGGGAATCCTTCGAGAATAAATGGCGTTACTTCTGATATTACTGCGCGCAAAATGGCAGAAAGAGAATTAGAGAAAAACAATCGGCTCTATGAAAAATTAATTTATCAAATACCTGGACTCATTTTTCAGTTTCGAATGAAACCAGACGGTAGCTCCAATTTTATGTATTTAAGCCAAAAGTTTAAAACACTTCTTGGAATCGAAACGGATGGTCTTTTAGAAAATGCAGCAGAAGCATGGAGCAAAGTTCACAAGGATGATTATCAGAATATGCTACAAAGTTTTCAAGAATCTGCGCAAACACTTCAAAATTTAAATATTGAATTTAGAATTAACCATCCCGATCACCTAGTTCCTGTTTGGAGAGGAATTCAGGCTACTCCAGAACTACAATCTGATAATTCAATAATTTGGTACGGCTACATTTCGAGCATCGAATCTCAAAAAAATTATGAACTTAAATTATTAACAGCACAGAAAGAAGCTAAACACTCCAATGATTTTACCAAAAAAATAATACGGCAAATACCTGGAACCGTTTTTCAACTAAAAATTTCGAAAGAAGGCGACAGTGAATTTCTATTCTTAAGTGATTTGATAATGCCTTCATCTGAAAATCATTTCAGTGAAATGCCGCATCTAAGCAATATTTTTGATTTAATTCATCCTGAGGATAGAAACAGTCTGCTAATCATACTTGATAAATCAACACGCAATCTAATTCCTATTAATATGGAAATGCGTATGAAAACAAGATTCAGTGAAGAATACTCATGGAAATTACTTCAAGCAAGTCCTGAAAAAGACAATGAGGAGAATATCATTTTCTACGGTTATCTTGGCGAAATTGAAGAGATGAAGAAAGCTCAGTTAAAAACGATAGAAGCCAAAGAAGAAGCTGAGAGAGCCAACAAAGCCAAAACAGAATTTTTGGCAAACATGAGTCACGAAATACGTACACCAATGAATGCTGTACTTGGATTCTCTGAACTTTTAAAGGGCAATACCATTGGTCCAAAATACGAAGGCTATCTTGATGGTATTTTATCAGGCGGTAAAAATTTGCTTTCACTCATTGATGATATTTTAGACCTCTCCAAAATTGAGGCGGGTCAAATGAGCATTCAAAATGTTTTGGTAAATCTTGAAAAGCTTTGTGAAGAATTCAGACAGTTATTTAATCAAAAAGCTAAAGAAAAAAACATTGCATTTATTATTGATATTGAGAAAGATTTACCAAAAAACATTCTAATAGACGAAACACGCATTCGCCAAATTCTATTTAATTTGGTTGGTAACGCCTTTAAATTCACACATTCGGGCTCTGTAAGACTTTCTATTTTCATGCAAGAAAATGCATTAAATTCTTTATCACATTCCATTACCTTTAAAGTTACCGATACGGGTATTGGAATTCCAGAAAGTCAACACCAACTAATTTTTGACTCTTTTAAACAGCAAGATGGACAAAGCAATCGCAAATATGGTGGAACAGGTTTAGGTTTATCAATTACTAAAAGATTAGTAGATATGATGGACGGAACCATACATTTAGAGAGTAGTCCTGGCCAAGGTGCTTCTTTTTCAGTAACTATTCATAATCTAGAAGTAGATTTTGCTGATGAGAAGCAACAAATTGCAGAGCCAGCTCCATCTTTTCTTTATCGCTTCAATGGTCAAAAAATACTTTTGGTTGAAGATGTAGAATCTAATAGAGAAATAATAAAAGGTTTTTTAGAGCCTTTAAATCTTGAGATAAATTTTGTTGAAAATGGACAAGATGCCATAAATAGCTTAAAGAAAAGTCAACCAGACTTAATCCTCATGGATATGATGATGCCAATTATGGACGGCTACACGGCGGTGAAAGTAATACGTGGCAATTCCCAGTATGATAAAATTCCAATCATTGCAATTACCGCTTCTGCCTTAAAACAAAGTGAACTTGAAATTAGAGAATTATGCAACGATTACTTAAGAAAGCCCATAAATAAAAATGATTTACTTTTAGTTTTAAGTAATTATTTAGCACACAAAGTTTATAAAGATAAAGCAGATTCACAGTCAAATTTTTCGTCCTCAAAATTTGATACTTCATCTTTTTCAAAAGAATTTAGAAAAGGACTGAGCTTGAATTTTTCAGACTCATGGCAGAAAGTTTCAACACTCATGAGTATTGATGACATAATTAAATTTGCCAACCAACTAAATATATATGCAGGTAACCATCAAAATAAAGATCTTATAAACTATTGTGAGATCCTTCTTGTCTACGCAGAAAACTTCGATATTGACAAAATGAATGCGCAATTTTTCGATTTCGGAAGATTTCTAAATGAAACAGCTGATAATATAGATTCGCATTAG